The genomic window GGTGGGTCCGGACTACATCGATCCCGGATATCACGCTCTCGCAACGGGTCGCCCCGGGCGCAACCTCGACGCGGTGATGGTCGGCCGGGACCGCATCGGGCCGCTCTTTCGGCACGGGAGCGCAGGATGTGATGTCGCAATAGTCGAAGGCGTGATGGGCCTCTTCGACGGCAAGATCGACATGTCCGGCACCGGGGACGCAGCAGCGGAGGGGTCGACGGCTGCGGTGGCATCGATGCTGGGCGCGCCGGTCGTGCTCGTCGTCGATGCACGCGGGCACAGTCAATCTCTAGCCGCTGTGCTGCACGGTTTCTCGACGTTCGATTCGTCGGTGCGTATCGGCGGCGTCATTCTCAACCGGGTCGGCAGCCCTCGGCACGAGGAAGTTCTCCGGCAGGCTTGCGACCGCGTGGGAGTACCCGTTCTCGGGTCGCTTCCCCGCATGACCGAACTCGCCGTACCGTCTCGGCATCTCGGTCTGATCACTGCGCTCGAACACGGTGGACGAGCCCGCGATGCCGTCGATGCCATGGCGGAACTCGTTCGGACTCACGTCGACCTCGGTGCAGTCGAGGCGCTCGCCCGGTCTTCGGTCCACGCAGAGTCCTGGGACGCTGCCGCAGAGGTCGAGGTGCGGTCGTCGTCCTCGCCCGTCGTCGCGATCGCGGGGGGACCGGCATTCACGTTCGGCTACGCCGAGCACACCGAACTGTTGCGCGCATCGGGCGCCGAGGTGATCGTGTTCGATCCGCTGACCGACAGACTGCCCGAACGCGCAGCGGGGGTAGTCATTCCTGGAGGTTTCCCCGAGGAGCACGCCGAGCAACTGGCCTCGAACACAGCACTGTTGGGTGATATCCGCGGAGCTGCTGCGCAGGGGATCGCAATTCACGCCGAGTGTGCGGGTTTGCTGTACCTGTGCCGAACGTTGGACGGTCACGCCATGGCGGGCGTGGTCGACGTCGACGCGCGGTTCGGCAGCACTCTGACGCTCGGCTATCGCGACGCGGTCGCAGTGGAGAGTTCGGTTCTCTTCGAAGCCGGGTGGCGGGTCACCGGTCACGAGTTCCACCGCACCATGTTGGTGGACACAGGGGCAGTGAATCCGAGGCCGGCATGGGGTTGGCGAAACCCCCAGCAGGCCGTTGTCCGCGAGGGGTTCGTGCAGGGTGGCGTCCATGCGTCGTACCTGCACACCCACCCCGCGGGTAGTCCGCAGTCGGTTCGACGCTTCGTGGAAGCGAGCTCGCGATTCTCGTCTGCACATGCCTGAACGGGTCGTGCTCGGACTCGGGATGACGACGACCGCGACCTTGTCGGATTGCTCGGAGGCACTTTCGAGGATTCTCTCGCCGGATTGGGTCGTGCTCGCGGTCTCGACGCTCGGGACGAAGCAGGCCGTGGCCCGCGGCGTCGCCGACCAGCTCGGAGTTCCGCTGCTGGTGTGGTCGGCCGAGGATCTGCGTCGGGTGACGGTTCCTACTCCATCGACGAGGGTGGCCGCCGAAACCGGGACGCCCAGCGTTGCCGAGGCCGCGGCGATCCTCGCCGCAGGCGGAGGTCGGCTGGTTCGGAACAAGGCAGCGTGGCACGGGGTGACCGTCGCGGTTGCTTGCGTCCAAGACTGGAACACGTTCTAATAATGCATGCGCTTCGGGCTCGTTCTGTTCACTTCTGATCGCGGTATCACCCCCGCTGCGGCCGCGGCTGCCGGTGAGAAGTTGGGATTTGCGTCGTTCTACGTTCCCGAGCACACGCACATCCCGGTGAAACGCGAGGCTGCTCATCCCATGACCGGCGACGCCTCACTGCCCGACGATCGGTACGCGAGAACGCTCGACCCGTGGGTATCGCTGTCCATGGCAGCGGCGGTGACGTCGACGATCCGGCTCGGTACCGCCGTGGCGATCCCCGTCGAGCACGACCCGATCACGCTGGCCAAGTCGATTGCCTCGCTCGACCA from Rhodococcus sp. P1Y includes these protein-coding regions:
- a CDS encoding cobalamin biosynthesis protein, which gives rise to MPERVVLGLGMTTTATLSDCSEALSRILSPDWVVLAVSTLGTKQAVARGVADQLGVPLLVWSAEDLRRVTVPTPSTRVAAETGTPSVAEAAAILAAGGGRLVRNKAAWHGVTVAVACVQDWNTF
- a CDS encoding cobyrinate a,c-diamide synthase — encoded protein: MVTSVPAVVIAAPSSGSGKTTVATGLMGALCAAGRRVAPFKVGPDYIDPGYHALATGRPGRNLDAVMVGRDRIGPLFRHGSAGCDVAIVEGVMGLFDGKIDMSGTGDAAAEGSTAAVASMLGAPVVLVVDARGHSQSLAAVLHGFSTFDSSVRIGGVILNRVGSPRHEEVLRQACDRVGVPVLGSLPRMTELAVPSRHLGLITALEHGGRARDAVDAMAELVRTHVDLGAVEALARSSVHAESWDAAAEVEVRSSSSPVVAIAGGPAFTFGYAEHTELLRASGAEVIVFDPLTDRLPERAAGVVIPGGFPEEHAEQLASNTALLGDIRGAAAQGIAIHAECAGLLYLCRTLDGHAMAGVVDVDARFGSTLTLGYRDAVAVESSVLFEAGWRVTGHEFHRTMLVDTGAVNPRPAWGWRNPQQAVVREGFVQGGVHASYLHTHPAGSPQSVRRFVEASSRFSSAHA